The Fusarium keratoplasticum isolate Fu6.1 chromosome 8, whole genome shotgun sequence genome includes a region encoding these proteins:
- a CDS encoding Fe2OG dioxygenase domain-containing protein has translation MAADKASLPIVDFARLRDPSTKQEELKTLQHALFGIGFLYLINTEVANTVKDVYKMLPGLFALPSEKKEAVAMVKSPAFVGYTKLGAETTAGATDMREQFDFGTVNEEMWKEGQPQWRRMEGPSEFPDYPGCEALLRRYLSEMTDLSNEFLGYVGESLSLPNDVFDPFKHIMHRLKLVKYPQCPPGSVGVGPHKDSAGLFTFLSQDAVGGLQVLSKDGEWIEAPPIDGSFIINVQQGFEAITGGVCPATTHRVIAPTSTTRYSVPFFQGINPSLTLDQLKSVAAHIVSKVPVSDDAKKRAVDVPSEYLSPLFSCLGEAYLRNRVISHPDVGQKWYPDLYAKYSQQKLV, from the exons ATGGCAGCAGACAAGGCTTCACTTCCCATCGTTGACTTTGCCCGGTTGAGAGACCCGAGCACAAAGCAGGAAGAGCTCAAAACTCTCCAACATGCTCTGTTCGGCATCGGGTTCTTGTATCTCATCAACACCGAGGTGGCC AACACTGTGAAAGATGTCTACAAGATGCTTCCCGGGCTCTTCGCCCTGCCGagtgagaagaaggaggccgttGCCATGGTCAAGTCACCGGCTTTCGTCGGTTACACGAAACTCGGGGCAGAGACGACAGCCGGTGCCACAGACATGAGAGAG CAATTCGACTTTGGAACTGTGAATGAAGAGATGTGGAAGGAGGGACAACCCCAGTGGCGTCGGATGGAGGGACCAAGTGAA TTCCCAGATTATCCAGGCTGTGAAGCCCTTCTCCGACGCTACCTATCAGAAATGACAGACCTGTCAAACGAGTTTCTAGGCTACGTCGGCGAGTCTCTCTCCCTTCCCAACGACGTCTTCGACCCTTTCAAGCACATCATGCACCGCCTCAAGCTAGTCAAGTATCCCCAGTGTCCCCCTGGCTCCGTCGGAGTTGGTCCTCACAAGGATTCGGCTGGCCTCTTCACTTTCCTGTCTCAAGATGCAGTCGGAGGTCTTCAGGTCCTCAGCAAGGACGGAGAGTGGATCGAAGCGCCCCCGATTGATGgaagcttcatcatcaacgtgCAACAGGGATTTGAGGCCATCACTGGAGGAGTCTGCCCTGCTACAACCCATAGGGTTATT GCTCCCACAAGTACAACCCGCTACAGCGTCCCTTTCTTCCAGGGTATCAACCCTAGCCTGACCTTGGATCAACTGAAGAGCGTAGCTGCCCATATTGTATCCAAGGTCCCGGTCTCGGATGATGCTAAGAAGCGAGCTGTTGACGTACCGAGCGAATACCTTTCGCCTCTATTCTCTTGT CTTGGAGAAGCCTATCTTCGCAATCGCGTCATCAGCCACCCGGATGTTGGGCAGAAGTGGTATCCTGATCTGTACGCCAAGTACAGTCAACAAAAGCTTGTATGA